The proteins below are encoded in one region of Sulfolobus sp. A20:
- the cas2 gene encoding CRISPR-associated endonuclease Cas2 — protein MYVVVAYDISDEKIRGKVRRLLRRYGLSFISRSVYAGRLSWNRALLISERVAKYLEERDSVVIVPVQNVDISRALIIIKDKISKNELQVYVAGEDT, from the coding sequence ATGTACGTGGTCGTTGCATATGACATTTCAGATGAAAAGATCAGAGGTAAGGTTAGGAGGCTACTACGCCGTTACGGTCTATCATTTATATCTAGATCAGTCTATGCAGGGAGACTCTCCTGGAATAGAGCCCTCCTCATATCGGAAAGAGTTGCTAAATATCTTGAAGAGAGAGACTCAGTGGTTATCGTTCCAGTCCAAAACGTTGACATCTCAAGAGCTCTTATCATCATCAAGGATAAGATATCGAAGAACGAACTACAGGTATACGTTGCCGGCGAGGATACTTGA